Proteins encoded by one window of Microcoleus sp. FACHB-68:
- a CDS encoding DUF2301 domain-containing membrane protein, whose translation MTQLTESEPEVYQGQFGQFTITQSDRTGVLIYRTGLMVAALCFAAGSLLVLLLGNSPATLNALTPLYACFSLALGVSLVTIHIYLASLHRLLQIFWLIGSVTAGFFAVQNSEALALTIYNHPVTLLGAGFTFAALTGIYFKEAFCFNRFETKLLTPLVPVLLLGHLAGVLPVPVEKTLLAGWAILFLVFALRKAFQAIPPDIGDKSVFDYLHQQRSVEA comes from the coding sequence ATGACACAACTGACGGAATCTGAACCAGAAGTCTATCAAGGCCAGTTTGGCCAGTTTACCATTACTCAAAGCGACCGCACCGGCGTTCTCATCTACCGCACCGGCTTGATGGTGGCAGCACTCTGTTTTGCCGCCGGCAGCCTGCTGGTATTACTTTTGGGCAACTCGCCAGCAACCCTAAACGCCCTGACACCCCTCTACGCCTGCTTCTCTCTCGCCCTCGGCGTCAGCTTAGTCACCATTCATATCTACCTCGCCAGTTTACACCGGCTTCTGCAAATATTTTGGCTGATTGGTAGTGTTACAGCCGGCTTTTTCGCCGTGCAAAACAGCGAAGCGCTAGCTTTAACAATTTACAACCATCCCGTCACCTTACTGGGTGCCGGTTTCACCTTTGCCGCACTAACCGGAATTTACTTTAAAGAAGCCTTTTGTTTTAACCGTTTTGAAACCAAACTGCTAACACCCTTAGTGCCGGTGTTACTGCTGGGGCATCTTGCTGGAGTATTGCCGGTGCCGGTGGAGAAAACTTTATTAGCCGGTTGGGCAATTTTATTCTTAGTCTTCGCACTTCGCAAAGCCTTTCAAGCAATTCCCCCCGACATCGGCGATAAAAGCGTCTTTGATTATTTGCATCAACAACGCTCAGTAGAGGCTTGA